AAGAGCGCGGTCCTGGCCGGGGACGCGCTCCAGGGGATCCCGGGGGTGGACGTGCAGCGCAGCGGCAGCGCGGGGAACCGGGAGAACATCAAGATCCGGGGCGGGCTCGGGACGCACACGCTCGTGCTCGTCGACGGGTTCCCGGTGAACAGCCCCACCCTGGGCCAGTTCGACATCTCCTCGCTCCCCGTGGACGGGTTCGACCGGATCGAGATCGTCCGGGGGACCCAGAGCGCCCTGTACGGCTCCAACGCGATGGGGGGCGTGGTGAATTTCCTTCCCCGGAGGGCGAAAGAGGGAAGCCGCTACGGGGTGGGGGCCTCCGGGGGGAGCTTCTCCACCCTGACCTGGAAAGGGTTCGCCCAGAAGGGGGGGGAGAGGGGGAACCTCCACCTGGGGGCGAGCGGGTTCGAGAGCGACGGCATCCTGGACAACGACGGCACGTCCCTCTCCTCCTTCCTGGGGTCGGGGGAGATCAAGACCGGAGGGTGGGGCAGACTCCACGCCCTCGTGCTGTCCACGGGGGAGCGGAAAGAGGTGCCCGTCGATTTCGGAACCCCGCGCGACGGGAACCACGAACTGACGCGGCGCGGATTCCTGGCCGGAGCGCGATGGGAGATCTTCGCGTCGGAGTCGGTCGCCGTAACCGCGTCCGGGAGCGTCTTCGACGAATTCTTCCATGAAAAGGATCCGGCCGATGCCGGCGAAGTTTCCCCCTTCTCCTTCGACGACACGACCAAGACGCGCAAGATGACCTTCGGCGTCCAGGGCCGGATTGCCGCCTCCCGCCGCTCCACGACCTTCCTGGGCGTCGAGTACCAGAAGGACCGGGGGACCGACGAACTCGCGTCCAATTTCGGGGATACCCGCCTGGCCTCCTCCACCTTCAACCGTTCGGTCTACCTCCAGGAGGAACTGCGGGTGCGGGAGGGGACGGGGATCAGTCTCGGCGCCCGCCTGGATAAAAATTCCGAGGCGGGGACGGAGTTCAACCCGAAAGTCGGTGTCTACCAGGAGATTCCAGGCACGGGCGCAAGGATCAGGGCCGCCGCCGGTCGGGGATTCCGCGTCCCCACTCTCTCGGAAAAGTCCGACCCGTTCATAGGGTACCAGGGCCTGTCTCCCGAGGTGGCGGTTTCCTGGGAGGCGGGGGCGGACGTGGAACTCTTCGACCGGAGGGGGCGGTTCTCCGCGACCTGGTTCTACCAGAAATTCCGCGACCTGATCCAGTTCGACGCCGCGGTGCCCGGACCGGCGGGCTTCGGGCAGCTGCGCAACGTCGGGAGGGCGTTCTCCCGGGGGGTGGAGGCGGAAGGCGAGGCGCGCTTCCTGCCGGAGGCGTCGCTCCTCCTGGTCTACACCTACTCGGACACGTGGGATGCCGCGAACCGGCGCAGGATCCTCGGGGTTCCGACGCAGCGCGGCTCCCTCTCCCTCGTTCTTTCTCCCTCTCCCCGGTGGGAAGGGCGGATCGACTGGCGGCTGGAGAGCGACCAGCTCGATTCCCCCCCGAACGGGGGCGACATCCGGCGGCCCGGATATGCGCGGGTGGACCTGTTCGCCCGCTATCGGTGGGAATGGGGAGGGGCCGAAATCCGGGAGCTCGATCTGATCGGAAAGGTGGAGAATCTCCTCGATCGGGATTACGAGGAGCGCAAAGGATTTCCGTCCCCCGGCGTCCACTTCCTTCTGGGCGCCGAGGTGCGAATCTGAAAAGAAACCGGGAGGGAGGAGAGGACGCCATGAGCCGCAGCGACGCGGATTCGACGGGAAAAGAGGCGCCGCGGATTCGCCGGCCGCTTTTCTTTTCGGCGACCGCGCATCTTGTCGCGATTTTCGCGCTGCTCTTGCCGGGGACGCATCCCGGAGACGTCTCCTTCCGGGAGGTCGTGGATGTCTTCCTGGTGGGGGGAACGGAGGGGAAAAGGGGGAGGGACGAGGAAGCGTTCCGTGGTGCGCCGGCCGCGGTATCGCGCCCCCCGGCGGTCCTTTCCGTGCCGCCGGAGGCGCCCCTCGCGGTTCTCTCCCCGTCGCCCAAGCCGCGGGGAACGGTCTCCGGGGAGGCCTCCCTTTTTCCGGAGCGGGACGCATCCCGCGGAGCGGCGGCCCCGGACGCATCTGCCGGTCCCCCGCGGGAGTCGTCCCGCCGGGAGGGACCCGGCCCGGCCGCCTCCCTGCCGGCACCCGACGGTACGTCTTCGGGGGGCGTCCCTGCCGCGGCGGTTGCGGACGCCTCCCCTTTCCCCGACACCCCGACGGGCTCACGGGATGCGGGCGCGACCGGAGGGGACGGCCGGGCCGTTCCGGGGAAAGGAGATGCGGATATGGCTTCCCTGCGCGGGAGAATCGAGTCCCGGATCGTCTATCCCGAGGAGGCCGTGCGCCGGGGGCAGGAGGGAGATGTGCTCCTGCGCATCCGCATCGGCAGGGGCGGCGTCCCGAGAGAGATCCGGATCGCCCGGAGCAGCGGGACTCCCCTGCTCGACGCGGCCGCGCGCCGGGGGGTGGTCCGCGCCGCGCCGCTTCCGGAAGGTCCCGGATGGGTGGAGGTGCCGGTCCGGTTCCGTCTCCGGTAGGCGGCCGCCCATTCCCCCCGTATTCCCGTGCGTCTTTCCCTCTTTTCCTCTTCCGGCGG
This window of the Candidatus Deferrimicrobiaceae bacterium genome carries:
- a CDS encoding TonB-dependent receptor, with translation KSAVLAGDALQGIPGVDVQRSGSAGNRENIKIRGGLGTHTLVLVDGFPVNSPTLGQFDISSLPVDGFDRIEIVRGTQSALYGSNAMGGVVNFLPRRAKEGSRYGVGASGGSFSTLTWKGFAQKGGERGNLHLGASGFESDGILDNDGTSLSSFLGSGEIKTGGWGRLHALVLSTGERKEVPVDFGTPRDGNHELTRRGFLAGARWEIFASESVAVTASGSVFDEFFHEKDPADAGEVSPFSFDDTTKTRKMTFGVQGRIAASRRSTTFLGVEYQKDRGTDELASNFGDTRLASSTFNRSVYLQEELRVREGTGISLGARLDKNSEAGTEFNPKVGVYQEIPGTGARIRAAAGRGFRVPTLSEKSDPFIGYQGLSPEVAVSWEAGADVELFDRRGRFSATWFYQKFRDLIQFDAAVPGPAGFGQLRNVGRAFSRGVEAEGEARFLPEASLLLVYTYSDTWDAANRRRILGVPTQRGSLSLVLSPSPRWEGRIDWRLESDQLDSPPNGGDIRRPGYARVDLFARYRWEWGGAEIRELDLIGKVENLLDRDYEERKGFPSPGVHFLLGAEVRI
- a CDS encoding TonB family protein, yielding MSRSDADSTGKEAPRIRRPLFFSATAHLVAIFALLLPGTHPGDVSFREVVDVFLVGGTEGKRGRDEEAFRGAPAAVSRPPAVLSVPPEAPLAVLSPSPKPRGTVSGEASLFPERDASRGAAAPDASAGPPRESSRREGPGPAASLPAPDGTSSGGVPAAAVADASPFPDTPTGSRDAGATGGDGRAVPGKGDADMASLRGRIESRIVYPEEAVRRGQEGDVLLRIRIGRGGVPREIRIARSSGTPLLDAAARRGVVRAAPLPEGPGWVEVPVRFRLR